Genomic DNA from Prevotella intermedia ATCC 25611 = DSM 20706:
TAACAATAGCATCAACACCTGCTTCCACCAATGCCGAAGCACGCTCCATCGTATCGGCTGTAACACCCACACCAGCTGCAACGCGCAAGCGTCCTTTCTCGTCCTTGCACGCCATAGGCTTGTCTTTCGCCTTTGTAATGTCCTTGTATGTAATCAAACCCACCAAATGGTTGTCTTTATCGACAACTGGCAGCTTCTCTATTTTGTTCTCTTGCAATATTTGTGCAGCCGCTGTAAGGTCGGTTTGCTGATGCGTTGTTACAAGGTTTTCGCTTGTCATCACCTCGTCGATGGTCTTGTCAAAGCGGCGTTCGAAGCGCAAGTCGCGGTTTGTAACAATACCTACCAAGTGGTTGTCTTCATCAACAACAGGAATACCACCGATATGGTATTCTGCCATCATTGCCAAAGCCTCTCTTACGGTTTTTTCTCTACGAATGGTAACAGGGTCGTAAATCATACCATTCTCGGCACGCTTCACGATAGCAACCTGTCGTGCTTGCTCCTCGATGGTCATATTCTTGTGTATCACACCGATTCCACCCTCACGTGCTATGGCAATAGCCATCGAACTTTCCGTTACGGTGTCCATCGCCGCTGTAACGAAAGGAATGTTCAGTTCTATGTTACGTGAGAACTTGGTTTTCAACTCCACCCCTTTGGGTAGTATCTCTGAATAAGCTGGTATTAAAAGGACGTCATCGTAAGTCAATCCGTCCATTACGATTTTATCTGCAACAAATGAAGACATAGTGTATATTAGAAAATTTATTGCGTGCAAATTTACTAATTATAATTCATTTCAGCAGGTATTTTCCCACTTTTCTACCTTGTATTAAAAGTATTTAAC
This window encodes:
- the guaB gene encoding IMP dehydrogenase, with translation MSSFVADKIVMDGLTYDDVLLIPAYSEILPKGVELKTKFSRNIELNIPFVTAAMDTVTESSMAIAIAREGGIGVIHKNMTIEEQARQVAIVKRAENGMIYDPVTIRREKTVREALAMMAEYHIGGIPVVDEDNHLVGIVTNRDLRFERRFDKTIDEVMTSENLVTTHQQTDLTAAAQILQENKIEKLPVVDKDNHLVGLITYKDITKAKDKPMACKDEKGRLRVAAGVGVTADTMERASALVEAGVDAIVIDTAHGHSEGVIGKLRDVKTAFPNLDVVVGNIATGEAAKFLVENGADAVKVGIGPGSICTTRVVAGVGVPQLSAIYDVYSALKNTDIPLIADGGLRYSGDVVKALAAGGSSVMIGSLVAGTEESPGDTIIFNGRKFKSYRGMGSLEAMEQKNGSRDRYFQGDISDNKKLVPEGIAGRVPYKGTVQEVIYQLVGGLRSGMGYCGAASIEKLHNARFTRITNAGVMESHPHDIAITSEAPNYSRPE